A genomic window from Variovorax paradoxus includes:
- a CDS encoding efflux transporter outer membrane subunit: protein MTKKLIPTAMAAAMLLAGCSLIPTYERPAAPVPTTYPGDPTQPPGQAAANLPWQDFFTDARLAGLIQTALVNNRDLRVSVLNIEQARAQFQIQRSALFPAVGLTGSGSRSSPNPYQAFDSSVGSVSSSYSVNLGFNAWELDFFGRIRALKDQALAQYLATDETRKAVQISLIASVANGWLTLLADDELLEITRQTMVTREESVRLTKMRFDNGVSSELDFQAANSLLETARASYAQQQRTRAQDENALALLLGAPVPADATAGGIKGLDGIKPMPDVPAGLPSDLLAERPDIRSAEQQLIAANANIGAARANFFPRVSLTSSIGTASSEFSGLFDRGSKAWSFAPTVTLPIFDAGSNIATLDSAKAGREIAVAQYEKSIQTAFREVADALAGRATLGEQVRAQRAQADAEAVRFKLSDLRYRNGIASALDLLDAQRSLFTAQQSAVTTRLLQLQNQVTLYRTLGGGWATRDKG, encoded by the coding sequence ATGACTAAGAAACTGATTCCCACAGCCATGGCCGCCGCGATGCTGCTGGCCGGCTGCTCGCTGATTCCGACCTACGAGCGCCCCGCCGCGCCGGTGCCCACCACCTACCCGGGCGACCCGACGCAGCCGCCCGGCCAGGCCGCAGCCAACCTGCCCTGGCAGGACTTCTTCACCGACGCGCGGCTCGCGGGCCTGATCCAGACCGCGCTCGTGAACAACCGCGACCTGCGGGTATCGGTGCTCAACATCGAGCAGGCACGCGCGCAGTTCCAGATCCAGCGCTCGGCGCTGTTCCCGGCTGTGGGCCTCACTGGTTCGGGCTCGCGCTCGAGCCCAAACCCCTACCAGGCCTTCGACTCCAGCGTGGGCAGCGTGTCGTCGTCGTACAGCGTCAACCTGGGCTTCAACGCCTGGGAGCTGGACTTCTTCGGCCGCATCCGCGCGCTGAAGGACCAGGCGCTGGCGCAGTACCTCGCCACCGACGAAACGCGCAAGGCAGTGCAGATCAGCCTGATCGCGTCGGTCGCCAACGGCTGGCTCACGCTGCTGGCCGACGACGAGCTGCTCGAGATCACGCGCCAGACGATGGTCACGCGCGAAGAGTCGGTGCGCCTCACGAAGATGCGCTTCGACAACGGCGTGTCGTCGGAGCTCGACTTCCAGGCCGCCAACTCGCTGCTGGAAACGGCGCGCGCCTCCTATGCACAGCAGCAGCGCACGCGCGCGCAGGACGAAAACGCCCTCGCCCTGCTGCTGGGCGCGCCGGTGCCGGCCGACGCCACGGCGGGCGGCATCAAGGGCCTGGACGGCATCAAGCCGATGCCCGACGTGCCGGCCGGCCTGCCTTCCGACCTGCTGGCCGAACGGCCCGACATCCGCTCGGCCGAGCAGCAGCTGATTGCGGCCAACGCCAACATCGGCGCGGCCCGCGCGAACTTCTTCCCGCGTGTGTCTCTGACGAGTTCCATCGGCACCGCGAGCAGCGAGTTCTCGGGCCTGTTCGATCGCGGCTCGAAGGCCTGGTCCTTCGCACCGACAGTGACGCTACCGATCTTCGACGCGGGCAGCAACATCGCCACGCTCGACTCGGCCAAGGCCGGGCGCGAGATCGCGGTGGCGCAGTACGAGAAGTCGATCCAGACCGCGTTCCGCGAAGTGGCCGATGCACTCGCGGGCCGCGCCACGCTGGGCGAGCAGGTGCGCGCACAGCGTGCGCAGGCCGATGCGGAGGCGGTGCGCTTCAAGCTCTCCGACCTGCGCTATCGCAACGGCATCGCCAGCGCGCTCGACCTGCTCGACGCACAGCGCTCGCTGTTCACGGCGCAGCAATCTGCAGTGACCACGCGCCTGCTGCAGCTGCAGAACCAGGTCACGCTGTACCGGACGCTGGGTGGCGGCTGGGCCACACGCGACAAGGGCTGA
- a CDS encoding inositol monophosphatase family protein gives MKTFTRHDAVIVGKILAEVARAEIMPRFNGSMASSTREKSSTFDVVTDADEAAEREIAQRLLQLYPGALVIGEEAAGRDPGVLSRIATAELAFIIDPIDGTKNFSSGVPLFGVMLAATVRGEVVLGIIHDPVCDDTSFAVRGGGAWRQGADLIDKEMKVALPVPVNQMHVVAGTNFLPEPMRSTVIRNLPKVAMNFWMRCAAHEYRMAAAGHCHALFYNKLMPWDHAAGWLIHKEAGGYSAHFDGSPYRPDHLTGGLICAPDQRSWGLLRDVLFSDSPEGDPTVNQ, from the coding sequence ATGAAAACATTCACTCGCCATGACGCGGTGATCGTGGGGAAGATCCTGGCCGAAGTCGCGCGCGCCGAGATCATGCCGCGCTTCAATGGCTCGATGGCCAGCAGCACGAGAGAAAAGTCCTCCACCTTCGACGTGGTCACGGATGCAGACGAGGCTGCGGAACGCGAGATTGCGCAGCGGCTGCTTCAGCTCTATCCGGGCGCGCTCGTCATTGGCGAGGAGGCGGCTGGTCGCGACCCCGGCGTGCTGTCGCGGATCGCAACGGCCGAGCTCGCGTTCATCATCGACCCCATCGACGGAACGAAGAACTTCTCTTCCGGCGTTCCTCTCTTTGGCGTCATGCTCGCGGCCACGGTGCGAGGCGAGGTCGTCTTGGGCATCATCCATGACCCTGTCTGCGACGACACGTCATTCGCAGTGCGCGGGGGCGGTGCCTGGCGGCAAGGGGCCGACCTGATCGACAAGGAGATGAAGGTCGCTCTCCCTGTGCCGGTCAACCAGATGCACGTAGTGGCCGGCACGAACTTTCTTCCGGAGCCGATGCGCTCGACGGTGATCCGAAATTTGCCGAAGGTCGCCATGAACTTCTGGATGCGCTGTGCTGCGCATGAATACAGGATGGCGGCCGCGGGCCATTGCCACGCGCTGTTCTACAACAAGCTGATGCCCTGGGACCACGCTGCGGGCTGGCTCATTCATAAAGAGGCAGGCGGCTACAGCGCTCATTTCGACGGGTCGCCGTACAGGCCGGACCATCTCACTGGCGGGTTGATCTGCGCGCCTGATCAGCGCTCTTGGGGTTTGTTGAGAGACGTTCTTTTCTCGGATTCGCCTGAAGGTGATCCGACAGTCAACCAGTAG
- a CDS encoding TetR family transcriptional regulator, with product MVARRTKEEALATRHRLLDAAELLFQAQGVSQTTLQQIAQQAGATRGAIYWHFKDKADLFNAMMERVILPLEAAPKPATAGVTDDPLAEIEEGMIHALTLMATDPQVRRVFDVATHKVEYTHDMASVQQRHLDARNACVGDFEKALRLAARRGHIKLPLPGNAAAQGLHALISGLIQNWLLDPGAFDLVQTGRRTFRVYLAGLGFARPLPGTAVAAEAETVAA from the coding sequence TTGGTGGCACGTCGGACGAAAGAAGAAGCATTGGCCACGCGGCATCGGTTGCTCGATGCCGCGGAGCTGCTGTTTCAGGCGCAGGGCGTATCGCAGACCACGCTGCAGCAGATCGCGCAGCAGGCCGGCGCGACGCGCGGCGCCATCTATTGGCATTTCAAGGACAAGGCCGACCTCTTCAACGCGATGATGGAGCGGGTCATCCTGCCGCTGGAAGCCGCGCCGAAGCCCGCCACCGCAGGCGTCACCGACGACCCCCTGGCCGAGATCGAGGAGGGCATGATCCACGCGCTCACCCTCATGGCCACCGACCCCCAGGTGCGCCGCGTATTCGATGTGGCGACCCACAAGGTCGAATACACCCACGACATGGCCTCGGTGCAGCAGCGCCACCTCGACGCCCGCAACGCCTGCGTGGGCGATTTCGAGAAGGCCCTGCGCCTGGCCGCGCGCCGCGGCCATATCAAGCTGCCGCTGCCGGGCAACGCGGCGGCGCAAGGGTTGCACGCACTCATCAGCGGGCTCATCCAGAACTGGCTGCTCGACCCCGGGGCCTTCGACCTGGTGCAGACTGGAAGGCGCACTTTCCGGGTCTATCTGGCGGGGCTTGGGTTCGCCCGGCCGCTGCCGGGCACCGCTGTTGCGGCTGAAGCCGAAACGGTCGCCGCCTGA
- a CDS encoding c-type cytochrome produces the protein MSADPHYQATEEAHTGPIKNPKQLLLAVFFSFIAPILIIVGLVSYVVSGTKPAGIAEGDSMSLYGVTKEARDREVAERLKKVGAIEIRDANRPLAAGEVVFKAQCVACHGAPGIPGAPHFQDAAAWGPRIGQGYATLLEHALKGKGAMPPQGGGDFEDLEVGRAVVYMANAGGAKFPVPDRPAAAAPAEGASGAAPAASAAAK, from the coding sequence ATGAGCGCAGACCCGCATTACCAGGCCACAGAAGAAGCCCACACCGGGCCGATCAAGAACCCGAAGCAACTGCTGCTCGCGGTATTTTTCTCCTTCATAGCCCCGATCCTGATCATCGTGGGTCTTGTCTCCTACGTGGTCTCGGGCACCAAGCCCGCCGGCATCGCGGAGGGCGACAGCATGTCGCTCTACGGTGTGACCAAGGAAGCGCGCGACCGCGAAGTGGCCGAACGCCTCAAGAAGGTCGGCGCCATCGAGATCCGCGACGCCAACCGCCCGCTCGCTGCAGGCGAGGTCGTGTTCAAGGCCCAGTGCGTCGCCTGCCACGGAGCACCCGGCATTCCCGGCGCCCCGCACTTCCAGGACGCAGCCGCTTGGGGCCCCCGCATCGGCCAAGGCTACGCAACCCTCCTCGAGCATGCCCTGAAGGGCAAGGGCGCCATGCCCCCGCAGGGCGGCGGCGACTTCGAAGACCTCGAAGTGGGTCGTGCAGTGGTCTACATGGCCAATGCCGGCGGCGCCAAGTTCCCGGTGCCGGACCGTCCGGCCGCTGCTGCACCTGCTGAAGGTGCCTCGGGTGCGGCCCCTGCGGCCAGCGCTGCTGCCAAGTAA
- a CDS encoding efflux RND transporter periplasmic adaptor subunit — protein MPLLHVSRHSSFSPRLATVAAVVLLVLAGCGKSDAPAGPGGAGGGGHPPAPEVGVVVAAPTDVGLVTELPGRLEASRVAQVRARASGILLKREFREGSDVKAGQLLFRIDPAPLVAATQNAQATLARAEANAVQAKALADRYKPLVEANAVSKQEYATAVASAKQAEADVASGRAALQTAKINQGYADVTSPIAGRIGRALVTEGALVGQGDATELAVVQQVNPLYVNFTQSASDAMKLRRAVAAGQYKRASGEEAATIRVVLEDGTDYPLEGKLLFSDLTVDSTTGQVTLRAEVPNPKGELLPGLYVRVKLEQAQATNAITLPQQAVTRTQQGDTVSVVDKDGKISKRTVKISAAKDNQWVVLDGLKAGEQVMVDGFQKLQMMPPGTPVKAVPWTKPNPNAAATPAAAGSAPAAPAPADKAAAEKK, from the coding sequence ATGCCTCTCCTGCATGTTTCGCGTCATTCGTCCTTTTCGCCGCGTCTCGCGACCGTGGCCGCCGTCGTCCTGCTGGTCCTTGCGGGCTGTGGCAAGAGCGATGCGCCCGCCGGTCCGGGCGGCGCCGGCGGTGGTGGCCATCCCCCGGCACCCGAGGTGGGCGTGGTGGTGGCTGCGCCGACCGATGTCGGCCTCGTCACCGAGCTGCCCGGCCGCCTCGAGGCCTCGCGCGTCGCCCAGGTCCGCGCCCGTGCCTCGGGCATCCTGCTGAAGCGCGAATTCCGCGAAGGCAGCGACGTGAAGGCCGGCCAGTTGCTGTTCCGCATCGACCCCGCCCCGCTGGTGGCCGCCACGCAGAACGCCCAGGCCACGCTGGCCCGAGCCGAAGCCAACGCAGTGCAGGCCAAGGCCCTGGCCGACCGCTACAAGCCGCTGGTCGAGGCCAATGCGGTCAGCAAGCAGGAATACGCGACCGCCGTGGCCTCCGCCAAGCAGGCCGAAGCCGATGTGGCCTCGGGCCGTGCGGCGCTGCAAACCGCCAAGATCAACCAGGGCTATGCCGACGTGACCTCGCCCATCGCGGGCCGCATCGGCCGCGCCCTCGTCACCGAAGGCGCACTGGTGGGCCAGGGCGACGCCACCGAGCTCGCCGTGGTGCAACAGGTCAACCCGCTGTACGTGAACTTCACGCAGTCGGCTTCCGACGCGATGAAGCTGCGCCGCGCAGTGGCCGCCGGGCAGTACAAGCGCGCGAGCGGCGAAGAAGCCGCAACCATCCGCGTGGTGCTGGAGGACGGCACCGACTACCCGCTGGAAGGCAAGCTGCTGTTCTCGGACCTCACGGTCGACTCCACCACCGGCCAGGTCACGCTGCGCGCCGAAGTGCCCAACCCCAAGGGCGAGCTGCTGCCCGGCCTGTACGTTCGCGTGAAGCTCGAACAGGCGCAGGCCACCAACGCGATCACGCTGCCGCAGCAGGCCGTCACGCGCACCCAGCAGGGTGACACCGTGTCGGTGGTCGACAAGGACGGCAAGATCAGCAAGCGCACCGTGAAGATCAGCGCCGCCAAGGACAACCAGTGGGTGGTGCTCGATGGCCTGAAGGCCGGCGAGCAGGTGATGGTCGACGGCTTCCAGAAGCTGCAGATGATGCCGCCCGGCACGCCGGTGAAGGCGGTCCCCTGGACCAAGCCGAATCCGAACGCCGCGGCCACGCCGGCCGCAGCGGGGTCCGCACCGGCGGCGCCTGCCCCGGCCGACAAGGCCGCGGCCGAGAAGAAGTAA
- a CDS encoding efflux RND transporter permease subunit: MAKFFIDRPIFAWVIALFILVVGGVSITQLPISQYPPVAPPAIVINVAYPGASAQTLEDSVLSVIEREMNGSPGLIYMESVAQADGTGSITISFEAGTNDDLAQVDVQNRLSRATPRLPAAVTQQGVRVDKSRNNFLMFVMLSSDNPNIDPVALGDYTARNVVPELQRVVGVGQAQLFGSENAMRVWIDPAKLQGFNLSATDVNNAIRAQNAQVSSGTLGDLPNIPGQAIAATVTVNGQLVNVEQFKNIVLRANTDGSTVRLKDVARVELGGQSYATSARLNGVPAVGIGVQPTPNGNALQSAKAVRAKMAELERYFPQGVKWNIPYDSSRFVQISITEVVKTLLEAVALVFVVMFLFLQNWRYTIIPTIVVPIALLGTFASLLALGFSINVLTMFGMVLVIGIVVDDAIVVVENVERIMSEEGLPPLEATRKAMKQISGAIIGVTVVLISVFVPLAFFAGSTGNIYRQFSAVMVASIAFSAFMALSLTPALCATLLKPVEAGHHHEKTGFFGWFNRGFARTAKGYESVVARILRRAARYLVIYLAIIGAVVFTYTRLPSSFLPQEDQGNIIVNVQLPPGATQERALSVMQQVEGFILKQPEVQSMVGVMGFSFSGQGQNAGLAFVTLKDWDERKDPAHSASALAGRAFGALSGIRDAFIYPLSPPPIPELGNASGFSFRLQDRSGAGHEALINARNQLLGMASQSKVLAQVRPDGLEDAPQLQIDIDRDKANALGVSFDAINATLSTGLGSSYINDFPNRGRLQRVVVQADAPARMQPDDLLKLNASNTQGQPVPLSAFATTKWVTGATQTVRYNGYPAIRISGDAAAGYSTGAAMAEMEKLAAQLPQGFGFEWTGQSREEKLAGSQAIVLYGFAILAVFLCLAALYESWSIPLSVILVVPLGVLGVLVATMLRAYSNDVYFQVGLITIIGLSAKNAILIIEFAKDLQAQGKGVIESALAAAHLRFRPIIMTSLAFGLGVVPLAIASGAGSASQRAIGTGVLGGMVTGTALAVIFVPVFFVVVRTLFKGSARQHEADKRHAEAAGIAEEKHD; the protein is encoded by the coding sequence ATGGCCAAATTTTTTATCGACCGACCGATCTTCGCCTGGGTGATCGCACTGTTCATCCTGGTGGTGGGCGGCGTGTCAATCACCCAGCTGCCGATCTCGCAGTACCCGCCGGTGGCGCCTCCCGCCATCGTCATCAACGTCGCCTACCCCGGCGCCTCGGCCCAGACGCTCGAGGACAGCGTGCTGTCCGTCATCGAGCGTGAAATGAACGGCTCGCCAGGCCTGATCTACATGGAATCGGTGGCCCAGGCCGACGGCACTGGCTCCATCACGATCAGCTTCGAGGCCGGCACCAACGACGACCTCGCACAGGTGGACGTGCAGAACCGGCTGTCGCGCGCGACGCCGCGCCTGCCGGCTGCCGTGACGCAGCAGGGCGTGCGCGTGGACAAGTCGCGCAACAACTTCCTGATGTTCGTGATGCTGTCCTCGGACAATCCGAACATCGACCCGGTGGCGCTCGGCGACTACACCGCGCGCAACGTCGTGCCCGAGTTGCAGCGCGTGGTCGGCGTGGGCCAGGCCCAGCTGTTCGGCTCCGAGAACGCGATGCGCGTGTGGATCGATCCGGCCAAGCTGCAGGGCTTCAACCTGTCGGCGACCGACGTCAACAACGCCATCCGCGCACAGAACGCCCAGGTGTCCTCGGGCACGCTCGGCGACCTGCCCAACATTCCCGGCCAGGCCATCGCGGCCACGGTGACCGTGAACGGCCAGCTCGTCAACGTTGAGCAGTTCAAGAACATCGTGCTGCGCGCCAACACCGATGGCTCGACCGTGCGGCTGAAGGACGTGGCGCGCGTCGAACTCGGCGGCCAGTCGTATGCCACCTCGGCCCGCCTGAACGGCGTGCCCGCGGTCGGTATCGGCGTCCAGCCCACGCCCAACGGCAACGCGCTGCAATCGGCCAAGGCGGTTCGCGCGAAGATGGCCGAACTCGAGCGCTACTTCCCGCAGGGCGTGAAGTGGAACATTCCGTACGACAGCTCGCGCTTCGTGCAGATCTCGATCACCGAAGTGGTCAAGACGCTGCTGGAAGCCGTGGCGCTGGTGTTCGTGGTGATGTTCCTGTTCCTGCAGAACTGGCGCTACACGATCATCCCGACCATCGTGGTGCCGATCGCGCTGCTGGGCACGTTCGCCTCGCTGCTGGCGCTGGGCTTCTCGATCAACGTGCTGACCATGTTCGGCATGGTGCTGGTGATCGGTATCGTGGTGGACGACGCCATCGTGGTGGTGGAGAACGTCGAGCGCATCATGAGCGAGGAGGGGCTGCCGCCTCTCGAAGCCACGCGCAAGGCCATGAAGCAGATCTCCGGCGCCATCATCGGCGTGACGGTGGTGCTGATCTCGGTGTTCGTTCCGCTCGCGTTCTTCGCGGGTTCGACCGGCAACATCTACCGCCAGTTCTCGGCGGTGATGGTGGCTTCGATCGCCTTCTCGGCATTCATGGCGCTGTCGCTCACGCCGGCACTTTGCGCCACGCTGCTCAAGCCGGTGGAAGCCGGCCACCATCACGAGAAGACCGGCTTCTTCGGCTGGTTCAATCGCGGCTTCGCGCGCACGGCCAAGGGCTATGAGAGCGTGGTCGCTCGCATCCTGCGCCGCGCTGCCCGCTACCTCGTGATCTACCTCGCCATCATCGGCGCGGTGGTGTTCACCTACACCCGCCTGCCGAGCTCGTTCCTGCCGCAGGAAGACCAGGGCAACATCATCGTGAACGTGCAGTTGCCGCCTGGTGCGACACAGGAGCGCGCGCTATCGGTCATGCAGCAGGTCGAGGGTTTCATCCTGAAGCAGCCGGAAGTGCAGAGCATGGTGGGCGTGATGGGCTTCAGCTTCTCGGGCCAGGGCCAGAACGCGGGCCTCGCCTTCGTGACGCTGAAGGACTGGGACGAACGCAAGGACCCGGCCCACTCGGCCAGCGCGCTCGCCGGCCGTGCCTTCGGTGCGCTGTCGGGCATCCGCGACGCCTTCATCTACCCGCTGAGCCCGCCGCCCATTCCTGAACTGGGCAACGCCAGCGGCTTCAGCTTCCGTCTGCAGGACCGCTCGGGCGCGGGCCACGAGGCGCTGATCAACGCGCGCAACCAGCTGCTGGGCATGGCCTCGCAGAGCAAGGTCCTGGCGCAGGTTCGCCCCGACGGCCTGGAAGACGCGCCGCAGTTGCAGATCGACATCGACCGCGACAAGGCGAATGCGCTGGGCGTGAGCTTCGACGCGATCAACGCGACGCTGTCGACCGGCCTGGGTTCGAGCTACATCAACGACTTCCCGAACCGCGGCCGCCTGCAGCGCGTGGTGGTGCAAGCCGACGCCCCGGCGCGGATGCAGCCCGACGACCTGCTCAAGCTGAACGCCAGCAACACGCAGGGCCAGCCGGTGCCGCTGTCGGCCTTCGCGACCACCAAGTGGGTCACGGGTGCCACGCAGACGGTGCGCTACAACGGCTACCCGGCGATCCGCATCAGCGGCGACGCCGCCGCCGGCTACAGCACGGGCGCCGCGATGGCCGAGATGGAAAAGCTCGCCGCGCAGCTGCCGCAAGGCTTCGGCTTCGAGTGGACCGGCCAGTCGCGTGAAGAAAAGCTCGCGGGCTCGCAGGCCATCGTGCTGTACGGCTTCGCGATCCTGGCGGTGTTCCTCTGCCTGGCTGCGCTGTACGAAAGCTGGTCGATCCCGCTGTCGGTGATTCTGGTGGTGCCGCTCGGCGTGCTGGGCGTGCTGGTGGCGACGATGCTGCGCGCCTATTCGAACGACGTGTACTTCCAGGTGGGGCTGATCACCATCATCGGCCTGTCCGCGAAGAACGCGATTCTGATCATCGAGTTCGCCAAGGACCTGCAGGCGCAGGGCAAGGGCGTCATCGAATCGGCGCTGGCGGCTGCCCACCTGCGGTTCCGCCCGATCATCATGACCTCGCTGGCCTTCGGCCTCGGGGTGGTGCCGCTCGCGATCGCCTCGGGCGCCGGCTCCGCCAGCCAGCGCGCCATCGGCACCGGCGTGCTCGGCGGCATGGTGACGGGCACTGCACTGGCCGTGATCTTCGTGCCGGTGTTCTTCGTGGTGGTGCGTACGCTGTTCAAGGGCAGTGCGCGCCAGCATGAAGCCGACAAGCGACACGCCGAAGCCGCCGGCATCGCGGAGGAAAAACATGACTAA
- a CDS encoding DUF2946 family protein, which translates to MDDIVKQALAKWPNVPHCYGWLGLDARGNWYMRDDRTQAQGPFRKAKGSMLRHDKLIDFIHRNYEHDDEGQWFFQNGPQRVYVELAASPLVWRVAEDEGGGFTVTAHTGKATEVSGCLLDEEGRLYLISPLGLGLVHTQDVGIAAEAVERGLWIPEAVQASELPGRFGHVLSPAERHAATPAPAAHP; encoded by the coding sequence ATGGACGACATCGTCAAACAAGCGCTCGCGAAATGGCCCAACGTGCCGCACTGCTACGGCTGGCTCGGCCTCGATGCGCGCGGCAACTGGTACATGCGTGACGACCGTACCCAGGCGCAGGGCCCGTTTCGTAAAGCCAAGGGCTCGATGCTCAGGCACGACAAGCTGATCGACTTCATCCATCGCAACTACGAGCACGACGACGAAGGGCAGTGGTTCTTCCAGAACGGGCCGCAGCGTGTGTATGTGGAACTTGCGGCTTCGCCGCTGGTATGGCGGGTCGCCGAAGACGAGGGTGGTGGTTTCACCGTCACAGCTCACACAGGCAAGGCGACCGAGGTGTCGGGCTGCCTGCTCGACGAGGAAGGCCGGCTCTATCTGATTTCGCCTCTTGGGCTAGGGCTGGTGCACACGCAGGACGTGGGCATCGCTGCGGAGGCCGTCGAACGCGGCCTGTGGATACCGGAGGCGGTGCAGGCCAGCGAACTGCCCGGTCGCTTCGGACACGTGCTGAGCCCGGCCGAGCGCCACGCTGCCACACCAGCCCCTGCCGCACACCCATGA